CGAATTATGAGGAAGTCAGCACTGGCGAAACCGGTCACGCAGAGTCGGTGAAAGTGACGTTTGATCCCACTCAGGTAACCTACGGCGAGTTGCTGCACATCTTTTTCTCCGTCGGCCATAATCCGACGCAGCTAAACCGGCAAGGGCCGGACACCGGCAGCCAGTATCGATCGGCGGTTTTCCCGCAAAATGCCGCACAGGCTGACGTTGCCAAAGCATACATCGCGCAGCTCAACGCCAGTAAAAGCTACAGCAAACCCGTGGTGACGACGGTCGAAAACAATGGGCACTTTTATCTGGCCGAAGCCTACCATCAGAACTTTTTGAATGATAATCCCGACTATCCGTACATCGTGGTGAACGATTTGCCGAAGATTAAAGACTTACAGCACTACTTCCCGGCGAATTATCGCGAACAACCGGTGCTGGTGAAAGAGTAGGGAAAACCGGGAGCGGAAAGCTCCCGGCTGACAGTTTACTTCTTTACTTCGCCCGCTGACGTAATGCGTACGTTAAGACGACGGCGAAGCAGACCATCGGCAACGCATAGGACACCGCCGTGGTGTAGCGGTCGGCGATTGCGCCCATCAGGTACGGCATGATAGCACCACCGACTATCGCCATGATCATCACGGAGCTGGCGCGTTTGGTCTGTTTGCCCATGTTCTTGACGCCCATCGCAAAAATGGTCGGGAACATGATCGACATGAAGAAGAAAATCGCCACTAATGCAATGACCGAGACGTTATCAATTCCCGCAACCACCACCCCGCATAAGACGATATTAGTGATCGCATAAATCACCAGCAGCGTGGCCGGACGGACGAAGCCCATTAGCCAAGTGCTGAAAAAACGTCCGACCATGAAACTGATCATGCCGACGGAAAGCAGATAAGAAGCGTTCTGGTTCGACAGGGTATGCCAGTGCTCAGTGGTGTAGTTGATGAAGAATGCCCCGACGCCGACCTGCGCCGCGACATAGAAAAACTGCGCGATAACTCCGCCGGTGAAATGACCATGTTGCCACAAACCTTTTTCCAGCCCGTGGGCTTCGGACGTGCTCTGTTCGCGGATATCCGGCAGCTTTGTACGACCAAACACAAAGGCGATCAGCAGCACTAACACCGCGATGGCCACATACGTCATTTTCACCGACGAAAGGCCTTCTGCGGTGGTTCCCTGGGTGGCGCTAAAGAACAACGAGCCGCCGATCACCGGGCCAATAAACTGGCCTAATCCGTTGAAGGACTGGGAAAGATTCAGGCGGCGTTCAGCACCGGCAGGGTCACCGAGTACGGTGGCAAAGGGGTTAGCGGCAGTTTCGAGACACCCCAGCCCCAGCGCTATTACAAACAGCGCGAGCAGAAACATGCCAAAGCTGCCTGCGCTGGCGGCCGGAACGAATAACAAGGCACCCAGCGCATACAGGCATAATCCCACCAGGATCCCAGCCTTGTAGCCGAACCTGTCCATAAAGAAACCGGCAGGCAGAGCGATGATAAAATAGGCGCCGAAGTACGCCGCCTGAAGTAAGCCCGATTGGGCTTTATTGACGTGTAACACTTCCTGAAAATGTTTATTAAGTACATCCAGCAGCCCGTAGGATAAGCCCCACAGGAAAAACAGCGTAGTGACCAGAATAAACGCGAGCCGGAAACCGGACGTTGTTTTGCGCTCCGCATAAGCAGGTGAAGCGGTTTTGTCAGCGAGCATAGTGTATTCCTCAGTATCTGGTGAAGCATGTAGGGGGTCAGCTCAGGTGGCTGATTTTTTTATGTCAGATAGCATGAAAAAACGTGTTCGGGGGGCCTCCCCGGCGAAGGGGAGGTGAAAACTATGGCTGATCCGTCAGGGAGAAAATCCTCTTCATTTCTACCCATTTCTCACCGGCAGGTGTCCATGGCGTGGGGCGCTGATATTTCCACATCAGTGCTTCCCATTCACAGACTTTAGGGTCTTCCAGACTGCGGCGTTCAAACAGGTCGGTGTCGAAGTCTTCCGTGGTTTCCATCACCATCATCAGCCGGTTTCCCAGCCGGTAAATCTCCATTGTTGTGACTCCGTAACGGTGCAGGTGAGCAGAAATCTCCGGCCAGATTTGCTGGTGATAACGCTGATATTCTTCGATAAGAACCGGATCGTCGGCCAAATCCAGTGCCTGTACGTAACGGCGGGTCATGTTAACGCCCGGTCAAGATGCATATAGCCACCATCCACGGTCAGCCACTGGCCGGTGGTGTGGGAAGTGCGTGAAGAAAGCAGAAATACCACGGTATCGGCGATTTCTTGCGGCGTGGTCATGCGTTGCCCCAGTGGGATATGTGAGGTTATCTGGTGCATTTTTTCTTCAGGATTGTCGAAGCCTTTGATCCAGCGCTCATACAGCGGCGTCATCACTTCCGCCGGTATAACCGCGTTGACCCGAATTCCATCCTTAAGCAGCGCCGCTGCCCATTCGCGGGTCAGCGCCAGAACACCCCCTTTGGCCGAGGCGTAACCGCTGGTGTTTCCCTGGCCGGTCAGCGCAGTTTTAGAGCTGATATTGACGATGGCGCCCCGGCTGGCGCGCAGGGCATCGAGGCTCAGATGTGCCATCAGATAGTAATGAATGAGGTTCTGCTCCAGTGAGCGGACAAAAGCTTCGCGTCCGGCGTCCAGCCCGACGCTGTCATTGGCACCGGCGTTATTCACCAGCCCGTCGATGCGGCCGTAGCGTGCCATCACGTCGTTCACCGCCGCCGCGCAGCTGGCTTCCTCGCGTAACTCGGTGAGGATAAAACCGGCCTGTGGAACCCGCTGTTGCAGCTGATGCATCAGTTCATTCGCCGGTTCGGTGTTGCTGATAATGACCGGGATTGCGCCTTCTTCGGCCAGCGTCAGTGAAATGGCTGCGCCAATGCCTGAGCCGCCCCCGGTGACGATCACCACTTTATTTTGCAAATGCAGATTCATTGCTCGTTTCCTGTAATCGGTAAACTGCGCAGGCATTGCCGCCAAAAATGGCTGCCTGCTCGTCAGAACTGAGCGTCGCGATGGCCTGCTCGCAGAGTGACCATGGATCTCTGTTACTCTCCGCCAGCAGACACACTGGCCAGTCGGAGCCAAACAACAGCCGTTCAGTGCCAAAAATCTTCAGCGCGACGTCGAAATAGGGCAACAGATCATTGAGCGTGACGCCTGCCGGACGCGGTTCCGTCAGCAAACCTGAGAGTTTGCAACTGACGTGCGGCTGGGCGGCCAGAGGCGCAATCTGTTTCGCCCAATGCGCCGCGCCAAGGCTCAGGTCCGGTTTGCCAAAATGATCCAGCACCAGAAAATAGTTATCGTGGCGTTCGGCGAATTTGACCGCTTCGGCCAGATGTTGGTGCGTCACCAGAATTTCGTACACATAGCCACGCTGCTGTAACTGCCTGATATTCTTGTTAATGACGGTGTCACTCAGCCACTGCGCGGGCGAAATTTCATCCTGAACCTGATGCCGGAAGCCGCGCAGCAGGGGATGTGAAAGCGTCTCCAGCTGCTGTTCAAGCTGAGGAGACAGAAGATCTATCCAGCCGGTAACGGCGCGCACAAAGTCAGTTTTTTCCGCTATTTCCAGCAGCCACTGTGTTTCACGGCTGTCTGAACATGCCTGAACCACGATTGTGCCCTGCGTGTCGTGACGGTGTAACGTATTCCGCAATGTTTCTGGCAAAAAATCCTGCTTCAACACCGCCATTTTGTCGCTTATCCAACGGTAGTCTTGCGGCGTGTAGCGCCAGAAATGCTGATGGCTGTCGATTCGCATCCTTCAGGTTCTCCGCGTGTTTTCATTCACAGGCTCAGGCGTGATGACGGTATTTGTCGATTGAAGCCTGATGCATTTCGATCGAGAAACCCGGCTCCCTGGGAGGCATATAGGCTGCGCCGCGGATGTCACACGGATGGAGAAAATGCTCGTGAAGGTGGTCGACATATTCAATCACCCGGCCTTCATGGGTTCCGGCGATGCACAGATAATCAATCATCGACAGATGCTGCACGTATTCGCACAGCCCGACGCCGCCCGCATGCGGGCACACCGGCAGGTTGTATTTGGCGGCCATCAACATCACTGCCAGGACTTCGTTCACGCCGCCCATACGGCAGGCATCAATTTGCACCACGTCGATAGCCTCACGCATGATGAACTGTTTGAACATGATACGGTTCTGGCACATCTCGCCGGTCGCCACTTTTACCGGTGCGACGCCCTGGCGGATTTTGCGATGGCCTTCGATGTCATCCGGGCTGGTCGGTTCTTCGATAAACCACGGTTTGGCAAAGGCGAGGGCGTTCACCCACGGGATGGCCTCGTCGGTTTCCCACACCTGATTGGCGTCAATCATCAGCTTGCGGTCGGGGCCAATCACTTCACGGGCGATGCGCACGCGGCGGATATCGTCTTGCAGATCGCGGCCGACTTTGAGCTTGAGATAGTCAAAACCGGCGTCTACCGCTTCCTGACACAGACGCCGTAATTTGTCGTCCGGATACCCCAGCCAGCCCGCCGACGTGGTGTAACAGGGGTAACCCTCTGCCAGCAGCTTTTCCAGTCTTTGTGGTTTATTGTCCGCCCGTTGTTGCAGTAGCGTCAGCGCTTCCTGCGGCGTAATGCAGTCAGTGATGTAACGAAAATCGATGCAACGTACCAGCTCTTCCGGCGACATATCCGCTAATAACTGCCACAGCGGTTTTCCGGCAGCTTTACTCCATAAGTCCCACACTGCATTGACGACCGCGCCCGTCGCCAGATGGATGGCACCTTTATCCGGGCCAATCCAGCGCAGCTGGCTGTCACTGGTAAATTCACGCCAGAACTTACCCATATCGGCGGTAATGCCTGCCAGTTCGCGACCGACAACCAGATGTTTCAGCGCATTAATCGCCGCACAGCAGATTTCATTACCGCGCCCGATGGTGAACGTCAGCCCGTGACCGCTCAGGTCAGGATTGTCCGTCTCTAAAATCACATAAGCAGCGGAATAATCGGGGTCGGGATTCATCGCATCCGAACCATCCAGCGAGAGTGACGTGGGGAAGCGCACATCTTCAACCCGTAAAGCCGTAATCTTTGTCATTTCATTTTCCATCAGCAGAAATTAGAGGGACTACGCTTGTACCGTCTTCTGGCGCTGTTCGCCCAGACCTTCGATACCCAAACGCATAACCTGACCGGCTTTTAGATACAGCGGCGGTTTTTGCCCTAACCCGACGCCCGGCGGGGTACCGGTAGAAATAATGTCCCCGGCTTGCAGGCTCATAAAGCGGCTGAGATAGCTGATGATTTCGGGGATCTTAAAAATCATGGTGCGGGTATTGCCGTTCTGGAACCGTTTGCCGTCAATCTCCAGCCATAAGTTCAGCTGATGTGGATCGGGGATTTCATCCGCTGTGACCAGCCACGGGCCGGTCGGGCCGAACGTATCGCAGCCTTTGCCCTTGTCCCAGGTGCCGCCGCGTTCAATCTGGAACTCACGTTCCGAAACGTCGTTGATCACGCAATAGCCCGCAACGTGCGACATCGCGTCTGTTTCGCTGATATAGCGCCCGCCGGTGCCGATCACCACGCCGAGCTCCACTTCCCAGTCGGTTTTGACTGAATCACGCGGGATTTCCACATCGTCATTCGGCCCGACAATCGCGCTGGTCCATTTACTGAAAATAACCGGTTCTTGCGGAATTTCTGCGCCGGTTTCTGCCGCATGATCGGCGTAATTCAGGCCGATACAGATAAACTTGCCGACCTGAGCAACGCAGGCGCCGAGGCGCGGCTCACCGCTGACCAGCGGCAGGCCCTCCGGATCCAGACGGCGCAGTTTATCCAGTGTTTCCGGGTGCAGAAATTCGCCGCGCACATCGGCAATGTGCGCAGAGAGATCGCGCAATTTACCTTTGCTGTCCAGCAAACCGGGGCGTTCTGAACCTGCATTGCCGTAACGTAATAATTTCATTCACTTCTCCCTCTTTAATTTTTTAAATTTGACGGTCAGGACTTAGTTACTCCAGCCGCCATCAATAATTTGTATCGTGCCGGTGGTATAGGAGCTGGCATCGGAAGCCAGATACAGCGCCAGTTGGGCAATTTCTTCCGTTTTTCCGATACGCCCGATAGGCTGGCGTGAGACAAACGCCTGATAAACCTCAGTTTCGCTGCGGCCCTCCGCCTGGGCCTGTGCGGCTATGCGCTGGCGCAGAGAAGGGGATTCCACCGTGCCCGGACAGATGGCATTGCAGCGGATACCCCGGGTGACATAATCGGCGGCGACTGAGCGGGTCAGCCCAATGACGGCAGCTTTTGACGCGCTGTAGGCAAAACGGTTAGGTACGCCTTTGATGCTTGATGCCACCGACGACATATTGATGATTGAACCCCTGCTGCGTTCGAGCATTGCGGGCAGAAAAGCGCGGATCATGTGAAACATCGCCGTTACGTTGAGGTCGAGGGCAAACTGCCATTCACGTTCGCTACACGTCAGAATATCGCCGCTGTGTACCACGCCCGCGCAGTTGAACAGCACATCGACCGGGCCGATCTCTTCTGCGGCAGCGGCGATGGCCTGCGGATCGGTCACATCCAGAATACGAGGACAAATGCCCTGGATATCATGCAGCGCATCGATATTGATGTCGGTAGCAATGACCTCTGCGCCCTGACTGGCGAACAGCGTGGCGGTGTTAAATCCGATGCCTTGTCCGGCGGCGGTGATCAGAACTTTTTTCCCTGCCAGGTTCATAGCAACTCCTGAGAAAATTATGGTTATAGGTCTAATGGTCAGGCCATTGGGGGTGAAAAAAACGCGTTATATGAGGTGCTTTTTGCTAAGATATTCGGCAAGCTCCACCTAAAAACACGATTTTGGTTAACCAGTTTTTTACATGCATAAAACAATTCAGCAAGGTTTTTGTCCAAAAATTGCTAGCTGAATCACTTAATGAGAATTGACCTCAGGTGTCCGATGCCGATAAAAAAATTAGAAAATCCCAGGATATACAGGCAGATAGCTGACCAGCTAAAAACGTTAATTGAGAGTAAGGAATTTCCGCCCGGCAGCCGCCTTCCCGCAGAGCGAGAGTTGGCCAGTCAGTTACAGGTAAGCCGGGCGTCGGTGCGTGAGGCGTTGATTGCGCTGGAAGTGATCGGCCTGGTGGATGTCCGCGTCGGCAACGGTGTGATTGTCTGTCATCCGCCTGCCATGGCGACGGTGCCGTCAAAGGAGCCGGTGATGTCTCAGGCGGGGCGCAATCAGTGGGCAGATGTGGATGATGAGCTGAATATCGAACTGGATTTTACCGCCGAGTTACCGCCATTTTCGCTGCTACAAACGCGGCGACTGATCGAACCTGAAACCGCTGCGCTGGCAGCACGACATGCAACAGATGAGGAACTTGCGGCGATCAGACTGGCATATGAGCAGAACTGTCGCGATAACCGCCAGGGGTCTGCAACGCATCCTGGTGACCGTTTATTTCATATTCGCATTGCGCAAGCCAGCGGTAACCCTGCTTACGCATTTATCATCGCTCACCTGCTCGGCCACCGTTACGGCACGATGTTTCGCAGCCTGCAAATGCATTACACACCGCAGGACATGCCGCATCGTTCCGAGATTGAACATCTTGAAATCCTGACCGCGCTGGAAGCGCGTGATGGCCGCGCGGCTAAAAAAGCCATGAAGAATCATTTAGATGCGGTGATCAAGATTTTTGGGCAAGGGTAGAATGGGTGGTTGCCACCGGTGATGGCTTTTAAAGATGCCTGAGAAGGCATCGGTTTTTAATTGCAGTGATCGCTTAACTTGCAGAGCCGAAACCGACCAGAGGGAAAAGTTTTTCCCCTCTGGATTCCCTTCGCTTTTTCATATCTGTAAAACACTGTTATCCCGCCTCACGGGTTAAATCATTCATCAACCAATCGGCAGACTCACCTTGCTTTTGAGCGACCGCTCAAGTACCTTTCGCGCTTGAGCAAGTGCTCAAAAACCTCTGAGGCTTTTATGTTTTTCAATAATCGCTGGCTGACACTGGCTGTTGTCACCAGTACGCTTTTCCTGATCGTCATCGATATGACGGTGTTATACACAGCATTGCCGCGCCTTACGCTGGCTTTGGGTGCATCGTCTTCTGAAAAATTATGGATAGTGAATGCCTATCCGCTGGTCGTCGCGGGCCTGCTGCCCGGCGCGGGTATGCTGAGCGACCGTCTCGGCCACAAAAAACTGTTTATGTGCGGGCTGCCGGTGTTTGCGCTGGCCTCCCTGTGCGCGGCGTTCTCACCTTCCGCCGATATGCTGATCGCTTCACGCGTATTCCTCGCGGTTGGTGCGGCGATGATGATGCCCGCGACGCTGGCAATTGTGCGTCAGGTGTTTTCCAATGAACGCGAAAGGGCGCTGGCCATCGGCATCTGGGCAGCAGTCGCCTCAGGTGCCGCGGCGCTCGGGCCGGTAGTCGGCGGTATTCTGCTGGAATATTTCTGGTGGGGATCGGTGTTCCTGATTAACGTGCCGGTGGTGCTGGTCGTCTTCCCGCTGGCGCTGTTGCTGATCCCTCGCGGCGAGGGTAACAAACAGCGTCCGTGTGATTTCGTCGGATCGGCGATGGTCATGGCCGGACTGGTCGGCGTGATTTATGCGCTGAAAGAGCTGAGCCAGATTAATTCGTCATGGACAGTTATCTTCAGCGCTGCCGTTGCGGGCATATTCTTCCTCTGGTTGTTCGCCCGTCGTCAGGCGCGCTCTGAGCAACCGATGATCGATTTCTCGCTGTTTCGCAACCGCGCGTTTGCCTGCGGCGTCGGTGTGGCGATCACCTCAATGATCGCAATGGTCGGTATTGAACTGGTTCTGACGCAGCGGTTGCAACTGGTGCTCGGATTACAGCCGATCATGGCGGCGATGTTTATTCTGCCGATCCCGGTAGCCTCCGCGCTGGCTTCGCCGCTGGCAGGTATGTTGCTGCCGCGCTACGGTGCCCGCGCCATGATGGTGGGCGGATTTGCTCTCGCGGCGCTGGGGATTGTGAGTTATGCGCTGTGGCACCAGACCGGCACGGCGATGCAACTTATCAGCCTCGCGGTGTTAGGTTTCGGCCTCGGGGGAGCGATCACTGCGGCCTCGACGTCGATTATGCTTAACGCACCGGAAGAAAAAGCGGGCATGGTTGCGGCTATCGAAGACGTCTCGTGGGAGATGGGCGGGGTACTGGGCGTAACCTTACTGGGTGGCCTGATGACCGCGGTCTACAGCCGCAGCCTGTCACTGCCGACGGAATTAGTCACCGGCGATGGCGCGTATGACAGTCTCGACGAAGCGCTGCGCATTGCGGCCAGTCTCAGCCCTGAACATGCCTCGCTTATTACCAATTTGGCGCGGACAGCGTTCGATCAGGCCTTTATGGCGGTGCTGATTTGCGCGGCGGTGCTGGTGACCGTAAGTGTCGTGGTGTTGAAAATGGTATTACGTAAGTCCTTGGGCGCGCGCCAATCTTCCTGATAAAATGCTGGCCAGAGCGGTTGCTCAAGGCCAGCACAGGAAAAATGATGAAAGAAAACCCGGACTCGCTGAGAGCCAAAATTCTCGACGGCGCAATCAGCCTCTTTATCGAAAAGGGGATTGAGAAAGTTACCACGCGGGAACTGACAGAACACGTCGGCATTTCCCGCAGCCACATTTATCACTATTTCCGCGACTGGCAGACCTTATGCATCGAGGCGTTATCCGTGGTGATGCTGGCGGAGCTGAAAGAGTTCACCGAAGAGATCGCCTTGCTGCATCCACAGGAAAAACTTCATACGCTGGTGCGCAATTACTTGCCGGACACGCAGGGCGATATATGGCAGCTCTACGGATCGCTATGGCAGCTTGCCGCGCACAATGAGGCTTATGCCGAGCTGGCGCAACTGATGGTTAAGAAGTGGCTGGAGCTACTGGCAGAAATTATCAGTGCGGGCATTCACACCGGCGTTTTCCGCTCCACCAACGCCGGACGCGTTACCCGCCAGCTCTCCGCCATCATGAATGGTTACTCCGATCAACTGATCGTCATGCCTTCCGCCGAAGCCCGTCAGGAAGCCATGGACGATATCCTGGATTTTGTGGGGCTGGTGCTGGAGAAGTAAAAAAGGCCGACATCGCAGCGGCCTCCTTTTAACTCAATGCTCCCGCATCCCCGCCATATACATTAGCACATGGAATACCGTCGCCACGACGAATAACCCCAGAACGCTGCCGCCCCAGATAATCGCCATCCAGCCGATGCGTTTCCAGAAAGGCGCTTTGGTGATGACGCTGTTATCCATTTTCTGAATCAAATTCATAATGCGTGCCCTCAGTGATAACCCTGATCCGGCGTGACTTTCCCGCGGAATACGTAGTAGCTCCAGAAGGTGTACACCAAAATGATTGGAATGATGAACAGCGCGCCGACCAGAATGAAGCCCTGACTTTGCGGCGGTGATGCGGCTTCCCAGATGGAAATGGACGGCGGAATAATGTTTGGCCAGATGCTGATCCCAAGGCCGGTATAGCCAAGGAAAACCAGCGCCAGCGTCAGCAGGAACGGCGTGTGATGCGCTTTTTTGCTGATGGCGCGGTACATCCATGCAGAAACCAACACCACCAGCACCGGTACCGGCAGGAACCAGTACAGGTTAGGGCGCGTGAACCAGCGGGTCGCGATATCGCTGTGCGAGACGGGTGTCCACAGGCTGACCGCCGCCGTCACCAGCAGGAACAACACCAGCAGCGGTTTGGCGATTTTATGCATCGCGTCCTGCAGTTCGCCTTCGGTTTTCATGATGAGCCAGGTGCAACCGAGCAGGGCATAAGCCACCACCAGCGCAACGCCGCAGAACAGCGTGAACGGCGTCAGCCAGTCCAGCGCGCCTCCAGCATAGGTGCGGTTAACCACTGGAATGCCGTTGATTACCGCACCCAGCACCACGCCCTGACAGAATGTCGCCAGCACTGAACCGCCGATGAAAGATTTATCCCACACATGACGTTTAGCTTCGCTGGCTTTGAAACGGAACTCAAATGCCACGCCACGAAATATCAGCCCGAACAACATCAGCGTCAGCGGTATGGTCAGCGCATCGAGAATGACCGAGTAGGCCAGGGGGAAAGCGCCGTACAGCGCCGCGCCACCCAGCACCAGCCAGGTTTCGTTGCCGTCCCAGACCGGTGCGACGGTGTTCATCATCACGTCGCGGTCATGTTCTTTTTTCACCAGTGGGAAAAGCAGCCCGATGCCCAGATCAAAGCCGTCCATCACTACGTACATCATCACCCCGAAGATGATGATCAAAAACCAGATCAGCGGTAAATCGATACCCATTATCAAACTCCCTTAGCGTCGTCGGACAGTGATTCTTTGATGGCAGACAATGGACGCGCAGGCGTCCGGTGCTGGCCGGGACCGCCGTGATCGACGCTTTCACCTTCGTGCGCCTGCGGACCCTTGCGGATCAGACGCATCATGTAGCCGTAGCCGACCCCGAAGACCGAGCAGTAGATCACGATGAACAGGATCAGGCTGACGCTCATCTGCAACACGTTATGGTTGGAAACCGCGTCTTTGGTGCGCAGCAGGCCGTAAACGACCCATGGCTGGCGACCCATTTCCGTGGTGATCCATCCCGCCAGTAACGCCAGAAGACCTGAAGGACCCATCAGGAAAGTAAAACGCAGGAACGCTTTTGAGGTGTACATCTTGCCGCCGCGACGCAGGATGAGGCTCAGCACGCCAAGCAAAATCATCAACATACCCAGACCGGCCATGATGCGGAAGGTGTAGAAAATCACCGAGGAGTTCGGGCGGTCTTCTTTAGGGAATGATTTCAGCGCCGGGATCTGATGTGTCAGGCTGTGCGTCAGGATCAGGCTGCCGAGATAGGGGATTTCCACCGCGTAGCGTGTTTCTTCGCGGTTCATATCCGGGTAACCGATCAGCACCAGTGGCGTCGGTTTATTGTCTTTATTCTCCCAGTGGCCTTCAATTGCCGCGATTTTAGCAGGCTGATATTTCAGGGTGTTCAGACCGTGGGCGTCGCCCAAAAAGGCCTGGATCGGGGAGACGATCAGTGCCATCCACATCGCCATCGACAACATGGTGCGGATAGCGGGCGTGTCGCGGCCACGCAGTAAGTGCCACGCTGCCGCAGACCCGACGAAGAATGCGGAAGCGAGGAATGCCGCCGTGGTCATGTGCATCAGGCGGAACGGGAACGACGGGTTGAAGATGATCTTCATCCAGCTGACCGGCACCACCAGATTTTTCACAATCTCGTACCCCTGCGGCGTCTGCATCCAGCTGTTAGAGGCGAGGATCCAGAACGTTGACATCAGCGTGCCGAGCGCCACCATGCAGGTGGAGAAAAAGTGCAGACCCGGGCCGACACGGTTCCAGCCGAACAGCATCACGCCGAGGAAGCCTGCTTCGAGGAAGAATGCCGTAAGCACTTCGTAGGTCAGAAGCGGGCCGGTAATGCTCCCGGCAAACGAGGAGAACATGCTCCAGTTGGTGCCGAACTGGTAGGCCATCACCAGACCGGAGACCACGCCCATACCGAAGTTAACGGCAAAGATTTTCGACCAGAAATGGTACAGGTCGCGGTAAGCCTCTTTTTTGGTTTTCAGCCACATCCCTTCGAGCACTGCCAGAAAACTGGCCAGCCCGATGGTGATGGCAGGAAAAATGATATGGAAAGAGACGGTGAACGCAAACTGGATACGGGCCAGTTCAAGCGCATCAAGACCAAACATAACAACCTCTTTTTGTGCGTCAGGTAATCCTTTCAAACACAGGCACCGGCACGGGATCCGGCGATGTCTGACATTCGCAGGTGAAGTCTTGAATGAAAGGAAGGTATAACGGGGTTTTGCGAGAGGGCGATTTAACCACAGCGTATAAAGGCATTAACAGGGACGGTTTCGCAGGGAAATCAGTCCCTGAAACACTTTCCAAACCAGGGGGAAGAAAGGCGGAAGAAACTAAATCGGTCAGGAGTACAGGAAAGCGCGATTAACCCTAAAAAAAGCGTGGAAATAATGTTGCGTTGATCTGGATCAAACAGTTTGGATGTTTTAGGGATGTAATTACCCTGCATACGGTAATGGTATGTTGTGTACCAAAGCAGTTACTAAATGGTTAAAATTCCAATGCGCTTTGTGCATTCTGATCCTAATGCAATGTAAATTTATGTCATCAGTTTTGAGAAAAATGCGGTGCGAAGGGGTAACGGTTGTAGCAAATTTTTACATTTTGAGTAAAAAGATGAGGGCCGCCAGCAGAACAAAACTGCCGGCGGCGGCATGAAGGGATTTACTAAGGCGTCGAAAGCGGTGATGCCGGATCCAGCATCGCATAGCGGTTCATTAACTGCGTAAACTGAACGTCGAGTTGCTTTAGCAGTTGCGGGGATACAGCCGTGTTCTGCTGTTTCGCTTCTGCGAGTTTACGCAGCGATTCTTCGACCGGTGTGGCGCTGTTGAGTGCCTGCTGGATGGCAAAGACCGAGGATTTCAGCTGGGAGACGGTCATATATTTGCCGCGCTGCTCGTCCAGCCCGTTGAGCTTATCCGCCAGCTGTTGCAACTGCGTGTTCGCCGAGTACCAGCCATTCAGGTTTTCCAGCGGAGTGGCGTTGGCGGTGAGCTGATCCGTCCATTCCTGCGTCAGCTTTTTGGTTGCCGGATTATCCGGCCACAACACCTGTGTCTGATGCACCAGTTGTGTGCCGGTATCCTGCGCCCAGCGCGGGGAGAGTTTTGCCAATTGGTGAGTTTGTTGCTGCGTTGCGTTGATAAGCTGAGGCGCTTCGCGGTTCAGCATCTCTGTTTCACTGTTTTTTAACGCTTCGAGGATCGGCGCACTCAGCGGTTTCGGTACGCTCTGAAGCGTCGTCATCAACTGCTCACTGGCC
Above is a window of Enterobacteriaceae bacterium Kacie_13 DNA encoding:
- a CDS encoding ureidoglycolate lyase, giving the protein MKLLRYGNAGSERPGLLDSKGKLRDLSAHIADVRGEFLHPETLDKLRRLDPEGLPLVSGEPRLGACVAQVGKFICIGLNYADHAAETGAEIPQEPVIFSKWTSAIVGPNDDVEIPRDSVKTDWEVELGVVIGTGGRYISETDAMSHVAGYCVINDVSEREFQIERGGTWDKGKGCDTFGPTGPWLVTADEIPDPHQLNLWLEIDGKRFQNGNTRTMIFKIPEIISYLSRFMSLQAGDIISTGTPPGVGLGQKPPLYLKAGQVMRLGIEGLGEQRQKTVQA
- the cydB gene encoding cytochrome d ubiquinol oxidase subunit II, whose translation is MGIDLPLIWFLIIIFGVMMYVVMDGFDLGIGLLFPLVKKEHDRDVMMNTVAPVWDGNETWLVLGGAALYGAFPLAYSVILDALTIPLTLMLFGLIFRGVAFEFRFKASEAKRHVWDKSFIGGSVLATFCQGVVLGAVINGIPVVNRTYAGGALDWLTPFTLFCGVALVVAYALLGCTWLIMKTEGELQDAMHKIAKPLLVLFLLVTAAVSLWTPVSHSDIATRWFTRPNLYWFLPVPVLVVLVSAWMYRAISKKAHHTPFLLTLALVFLGYTGLGISIWPNIIPPSISIWEAASPPQSQGFILVGALFIIPIILVYTFWSYYVFRGKVTPDQGYH
- a CDS encoding TetR family transcriptional regulator, producing MKENPDSLRAKILDGAISLFIEKGIEKVTTRELTEHVGISRSHIYHYFRDWQTLCIEALSVVMLAELKEFTEEIALLHPQEKLHTLVRNYLPDTQGDIWQLYGSLWQLAAHNEAYAELAQLMVKKWLELLAEIISAGIHTGVFRSTNAGRVTRQLSAIMNGYSDQLIVMPSAEARQEAMDDILDFVGLVLEK
- a CDS encoding SDR family oxidoreductase — translated: MNLAGKKVLITAAGQGIGFNTATLFASQGAEVIATDINIDALHDIQGICPRILDVTDPQAIAAAAEEIGPVDVLFNCAGVVHSGDILTCSEREWQFALDLNVTAMFHMIRAFLPAMLERSRGSIINMSSVASSIKGVPNRFAYSASKAAVIGLTRSVAADYVTRGIRCNAICPGTVESPSLRQRIAAQAQAEGRSETEVYQAFVSRQPIGRIGKTEEIAQLALYLASDASSYTTGTIQIIDGGWSN
- a CDS encoding DUF2474 family protein; this translates as MNLIQKMDNSVITKAPFWKRIGWMAIIWGGSVLGLFVVATVFHVLMYMAGMREH
- a CDS encoding FCD domain-containing protein codes for the protein MPIKKLENPRIYRQIADQLKTLIESKEFPPGSRLPAERELASQLQVSRASVREALIALEVIGLVDVRVGNGVIVCHPPAMATVPSKEPVMSQAGRNQWADVDDELNIELDFTAELPPFSLLQTRRLIEPETAALAARHATDEELAAIRLAYEQNCRDNRQGSATHPGDRLFHIRIAQASGNPAYAFIIAHLLGHRYGTMFRSLQMHYTPQDMPHRSEIEHLEILTALEARDGRAAKKAMKNHLDAVIKIFGQG
- a CDS encoding MFS transporter, giving the protein MFFNNRWLTLAVVTSTLFLIVIDMTVLYTALPRLTLALGASSSEKLWIVNAYPLVVAGLLPGAGMLSDRLGHKKLFMCGLPVFALASLCAAFSPSADMLIASRVFLAVGAAMMMPATLAIVRQVFSNERERALAIGIWAAVASGAAALGPVVGGILLEYFWWGSVFLINVPVVLVVFPLALLLIPRGEGNKQRPCDFVGSAMVMAGLVGVIYALKELSQINSSWTVIFSAAVAGIFFLWLFARRQARSEQPMIDFSLFRNRAFACGVGVAITSMIAMVGIELVLTQRLQLVLGLQPIMAAMFILPIPVASALASPLAGMLLPRYGARAMMVGGFALAALGIVSYALWHQTGTAMQLISLAVLGFGLGGAITAASTSIMLNAPEEKAGMVAAIEDVSWEMGGVLGVTLLGGLMTAVYSRSLSLPTELVTGDGAYDSLDEALRIAASLSPEHASLITNLARTAFDQAFMAVLICAAVLVTVSVVVLKMVLRKSLGARQSS